A region from the Helcococcus ovis genome encodes:
- a CDS encoding ATP-binding protein: MDVIKIQLPSNPIYTQLLRLSSASLANKVGFDVDKVADLQQVVSEIFTLIIPSNEKVDISFTLGESYIKVDFKNLKFVKEDNQNDAIFEIKRQIILYLSDQLFIEDDKIIVVLNK, from the coding sequence ATGGATGTTATAAAAATTCAATTACCTAGTAATCCTATATACACTCAACTTTTAAGATTATCATCAGCTTCTTTGGCTAATAAAGTAGGATTTGATGTAGATAAAGTTGCAGATTTACAACAGGTTGTATCTGAAATATTTACCTTAATAATTCCTAGTAATGAAAAAGTAGATATATCATTTACACTTGGAGAATCATATATAAAAGTCGATTTTAAAAATTTGAAATTTGTTAAAGAAGATAATCAAAATGATGCTATTTTTGAAATTAAAAGACAAATTATATTGTATCTATCTGATCAATTATTCATAGAGGATGATAAAATAATAGTTGTTTTAAATAAATAA